The following proteins are encoded in a genomic region of Reichenbachiella sp.:
- a CDS encoding nitroreductase family protein, which produces MKTKEIKGHLHEAYVPDSYPEAEMIQRSKDYFEWIDRRRTVREISDQPVPQEIIDNILKTASTAPSGAHKQPWTFCVVSNPEIKSKIREAAEEEERESYANRMSDRWLDDLKPIGTDDVKPFLESAPYLIIVFKRVFERDEEGKKHNNYYVNESVGIACGFLISAIHNAGLVTLTHTPSPMNFLQEILERPDNERAFLLLPVGYAEDEVYVPQLTRKGLDEVAVYY; this is translated from the coding sequence ATGAAAACCAAAGAGATAAAAGGCCATCTTCATGAAGCCTATGTTCCGGATAGTTACCCTGAAGCAGAAATGATTCAAAGAAGTAAGGATTATTTTGAGTGGATTGATCGGAGAAGAACCGTTCGTGAAATTTCAGATCAACCAGTTCCTCAGGAAATTATTGACAATATTCTTAAAACTGCATCGACAGCACCTTCCGGCGCACACAAGCAGCCATGGACTTTTTGTGTGGTCTCTAACCCTGAAATCAAAAGCAAAATAAGAGAAGCGGCCGAAGAAGAAGAGAGAGAAAGCTATGCGAATCGTATGAGCGATCGTTGGTTGGATGATTTGAAACCGATAGGTACCGATGATGTGAAACCTTTTTTGGAGTCTGCCCCTTATTTAATCATCGTGTTTAAACGCGTGTTTGAAAGGGATGAGGAAGGGAAGAAGCACAATAATTATTACGTCAACGAATCGGTAGGTATAGCTTGTGGTTTCTTAATATCAGCCATTCATAACGCAGGATTGGTAACACTAACCCATACACCTAGTCCCATGAATTTTCTTCAAGAAATATTGGAACGTCCCGATAATGAAAGAGCCTTTTTATTGCTTCCGGTAGGCTATGCAGAAGATGAGGTTTATGTTCCTCAGCTGACTAGGAAGGGACTGGACGAGGTGGCTGTTTATTATTAA
- a CDS encoding DUF6503 family protein — MKNALYLFLIPVLISACNQSKPSEKQETPTVQFQNKGHELIHGLVQKVGSYQDLLDRKDVVYTYTYQTPDGKTDVSTEKYIFDGELSIGQYTQHERTLPDLEGTFTQGYNGKEFWFQHDGTYLANEEYLKRTQFNRKTNFYWFAMFQKLLDPGLNYEHLGETTIENKKYNIVKITFNSEDGKPTDIYQVYINQTTSMVDQFLFTVVDFNMIETPLLMQVEYEEIDGLLIPSKRRYKKSTWEAEVTDAPWINVNWTDIKFNNGLTRTSFDKE; from the coding sequence ATGAAAAACGCGCTTTATTTATTCCTTATCCCTGTATTAATATCCGCCTGTAACCAAAGTAAACCCTCCGAAAAACAGGAAACACCAACAGTTCAATTTCAAAACAAAGGACATGAACTGATCCACGGTCTGGTACAGAAGGTGGGTAGCTATCAAGATCTGTTGGATAGAAAAGATGTAGTATACACCTACACCTATCAAACACCCGATGGCAAAACCGATGTCTCTACAGAAAAATACATTTTCGATGGCGAATTGTCCATCGGGCAATACACCCAGCACGAAAGAACACTACCAGACCTCGAAGGCACCTTCACTCAAGGGTACAACGGCAAGGAGTTTTGGTTTCAACACGACGGGACCTATTTGGCTAATGAAGAGTACCTAAAACGGACTCAGTTCAACAGAAAGACTAATTTCTACTGGTTCGCTATGTTTCAAAAACTGCTCGATCCGGGATTGAACTATGAGCACTTGGGCGAAACAACCATAGAAAACAAAAAGTACAACATCGTGAAAATCACTTTCAACTCCGAAGATGGGAAGCCTACCGACATTTATCAGGTGTACATCAATCAGACCACCTCTATGGTAGATCAGTTTCTGTTCACCGTCGTAGATTTCAATATGATAGAAACGCCTTTGCTAATGCAAGTAGAATACGAGGAAATTGATGGACTACTCATCCCCAGCAAACGCCGATACAAAAAATCTACCTGGGAGGCTGAGGTCACAGATGCGCCATGGATTAATGTGAATTGGACCGATATTAAGTTTAATAATGGTCTAACTCGAACATCCTTCGACAAGGAATAA
- a CDS encoding sodium-dependent bicarbonate transport family permease, with amino-acid sequence MAIETLIENLTNPALLFFLLGIIAVQIKSDLQIPENSSKFISIYLLLSIGFKGGQELSHSGMSMELVYSMGLGLFLASLIPITSFFLLKRKFSIENAGAIAASYGSVSAVTFVTSTTFLDFEGINFNGHMIAVMALMEAPAIIVGVLLINYFKRGEKKKSTSNFSDIVWHSVTNGSVLLILGSLLIGFMATPAQAEGIKPFTTDIFKGFLAVFLLDMGLTSGKQLSSMLNKGMYPFLFSSVMPFINGLLALLISMQITDAAGNQLLFAILGASASYIAVPAAMSQAVPEANAGLYLPMALGITFPLNVIIGIPFYYSIILMTS; translated from the coding sequence ATGGCGATTGAAACACTCATTGAGAACCTGACCAACCCGGCGTTGCTGTTCTTCTTGCTAGGAATTATTGCTGTTCAGATCAAGAGCGATCTGCAGATTCCAGAAAACAGTTCGAAGTTTATTTCGATCTATCTTTTGCTTTCTATCGGTTTCAAGGGAGGACAGGAGCTGTCTCATAGCGGCATGAGTATGGAGCTTGTTTATAGTATGGGGTTGGGGCTTTTTTTGGCCTCACTTATACCTATCACTTCTTTTTTTCTACTAAAAAGAAAATTTAGTATAGAAAATGCCGGAGCGATCGCTGCCTCTTATGGTTCAGTTAGTGCAGTCACCTTTGTGACTTCCACAACTTTTCTGGACTTCGAAGGGATCAATTTTAATGGACACATGATTGCAGTAATGGCACTTATGGAAGCTCCTGCGATAATCGTAGGTGTCTTACTTATCAATTATTTTAAACGAGGTGAAAAGAAGAAGAGTACTTCGAACTTTTCTGATATCGTTTGGCATTCCGTGACCAACGGATCTGTGTTGTTGATATTAGGAAGTTTGCTCATCGGTTTTATGGCAACACCCGCACAGGCAGAAGGTATTAAGCCATTTACTACGGACATTTTCAAGGGGTTTTTAGCTGTCTTTTTACTCGATATGGGATTGACCAGTGGGAAGCAGTTGTCTTCCATGTTGAACAAGGGCATGTATCCATTTCTTTTTTCGAGTGTCATGCCATTTATCAACGGCCTTCTGGCCTTATTGATCAGTATGCAAATTACAGATGCAGCGGGAAATCAATTGCTCTTCGCCATACTAGGCGCAAGTGCCTCATACATAGCAGTTCCGGCTGCCATGAGTCAGGCTGTACCAGAGGCAAACGCAGGGTTGTATTTGCCCATGGCCTTAGGTATCACTTTTCCTTTGAATGTGATCATTGGGATACCATTTTATTATTCAATCATATTAATGACATCTTAA
- a CDS encoding LysR family transcriptional regulator — protein sequence MHYTLHQLKIFLTVTDFQSITKAAEELHLTQPAISIQLKKLQDQFDIPLTEVVGRQLYITDFGKDIAIRCRKILDEADGIKHTVDQYKGLLSGSIKISVVSTAKYIIPYFLKPFMDMHPGVNISIDVSNKNKVVEGLVKNETDFSLVSVLPEDIKLNTVELMENRLYLLGNEDFTGKMKAPKDLEKVTLLFREKGSATRNAMQQYLNHHKINVSSSMSLVSNEAIKQTINAGIGFSIVPLIGLRTALKNEKVKIYPLKGLPIITQWNMVYISGKSLTPAQMALVKFMEENKDRLVQEHFNWALNPLV from the coding sequence ATGCATTACACTTTACACCAACTGAAAATATTTCTTACAGTCACTGATTTTCAGAGCATTACGAAAGCGGCAGAAGAACTTCATCTAACCCAACCAGCCATCTCTATTCAGCTAAAAAAACTTCAAGATCAGTTTGACATTCCGCTTACAGAGGTGGTAGGAAGACAACTTTACATAACTGATTTTGGGAAAGACATAGCCATTAGATGTCGTAAAATTCTCGATGAAGCAGATGGGATTAAGCATACTGTAGACCAGTACAAGGGATTGTTATCTGGTAGTATAAAAATATCGGTAGTCTCCACCGCCAAGTATATCATACCCTATTTCTTAAAACCGTTCATGGACATGCACCCTGGGGTCAATATTTCCATTGATGTATCCAACAAAAACAAGGTGGTGGAAGGACTGGTAAAGAATGAAACGGACTTTTCGCTTGTTTCGGTTCTACCAGAAGACATAAAACTGAACACCGTTGAATTGATGGAGAATAGGCTCTATTTGCTCGGAAACGAAGATTTTACAGGAAAGATGAAAGCACCAAAAGACCTGGAGAAGGTAACTCTACTTTTCCGAGAAAAGGGATCTGCGACAAGAAATGCCATGCAACAATACCTCAATCACCACAAAATCAATGTCAGTTCTTCCATGTCACTGGTTTCAAATGAAGCGATCAAACAAACCATAAATGCGGGTATTGGATTTTCTATTGTGCCACTCATTGGATTGCGAACAGCATTAAAAAATGAAAAGGTTAAAATCTATCCATTGAAGGGATTGCCGATTATTACTCAATGGAATATGGTATACATTTCTGGAAAATCATTGACCCCAGCACAAATGGCCCTGGTCAAATTTATGGAAGAAAACAAAGACAGACTCGTACAAGAACATTTCAATTGGGCATTAAATCCATTGGTTTAA
- a CDS encoding DUF4386 domain-containing protein, translated as MTPRTLSKLTGASYLIIFFAAIFANFFVLEAILQDPIGTIQQDHQTVRFGIMAFMITVVFDVVVAWTLSELFKDHPLTKLSTYFRMMHAAIMGVAIFALPLTLGMTSSEAILGQIDIFNTIWLIGLFFFGIHLLLLSVILQRPKWIAIFLALAGLMYMVDTSAHFLLANYDDYADIFLALVAIPSIVGEMSLAIWLLFKGEKHQIPN; from the coding sequence ATGACGCCAAGAACCCTTTCCAAACTTACCGGTGCTAGTTACCTGATCATTTTCTTTGCAGCGATCTTCGCTAACTTTTTTGTACTCGAAGCGATTTTGCAAGACCCAATAGGCACGATACAGCAAGATCATCAAACGGTCAGGTTCGGGATAATGGCCTTTATGATCACTGTAGTATTCGATGTGGTTGTGGCCTGGACATTGAGCGAATTATTCAAGGATCATCCTTTAACCAAGCTAAGTACTTACTTCAGGATGATGCATGCAGCGATTATGGGTGTAGCCATATTTGCGCTCCCTCTGACCCTGGGTATGACGTCTAGTGAAGCCATTCTGGGGCAAATAGATATCTTCAACACCATTTGGCTCATTGGTCTATTCTTTTTTGGCATCCATCTCCTACTCCTTAGTGTGATCCTACAAAGACCAAAATGGATTGCCATCTTTCTTGCACTAGCTGGCCTGATGTATATGGTCGACACCAGTGCACATTTCCTTCTTGCGAATTACGACGATTATGCAGATATATTTCTTGCTCTCGTTGCCATTCCTAGTATTGTTGGGGAAATGTCTCTTGCTATTTGGTTGTTATTCAAGGGAGAAAAACACCAAATTCCTAATTAG
- a CDS encoding DEAD/DEAH box helicase: MKNFSSSNLHLNIKKALAEKGIDIPSEIQAKTIPVLMNHEGDFIGRSATGTGKTYAYGAPLLSRIDPKIGKVQAVVLVPTRELCEQVGKELSFLSKYIPNLKTESIYGGVSLKTQIHDLSNGTHIVVATPGRLMDLVGRNVVHLETLKYVVFDEADEMLFKGFQTDIDKILATSNRTYSTWLFSATMPDEVNHLIKKYLNKDLVKVLVGKAETPNAGIQHQLIELAAEQKLDVLLQFLQQYSNEKCIIFCRTKSGVQKLYKQLSANKFSCGAIHGDLPQGLRNKVMEQFKAGSISTLIATDVASRGVDIDNVGVVLQYHMPDTKESYMHRSGRTSRAGKTGISITFIFAEEKEKWNEIKKALDIKFKNLPVPSVKDQLVGKAMVWAQKIAKSKPVGNKLDEATKTEFKNQLKHLSKEELLEKLLATYLREQQG; the protein is encoded by the coding sequence ATGAAAAATTTCTCCTCGAGCAATCTGCACCTCAACATCAAAAAAGCCCTGGCAGAAAAAGGCATTGACATCCCTAGCGAAATTCAGGCAAAGACTATTCCGGTCTTGATGAATCACGAAGGAGATTTCATAGGCCGATCAGCGACAGGTACAGGCAAAACTTACGCCTACGGAGCCCCTCTCCTTTCGAGGATCGACCCGAAGATTGGAAAAGTACAAGCGGTAGTACTAGTCCCAACCAGGGAATTGTGTGAGCAAGTGGGCAAAGAACTCTCTTTTCTATCCAAATACATTCCCAACCTCAAGACAGAGTCCATCTACGGCGGCGTATCTCTAAAAACACAAATCCACGACCTAAGCAATGGCACGCATATCGTGGTAGCCACGCCCGGCAGACTGATGGATCTAGTTGGCAGAAACGTGGTGCATTTGGAGACTTTGAAATATGTGGTTTTTGACGAAGCCGATGAAATGCTATTCAAAGGATTTCAAACAGACATTGACAAAATTTTAGCTACATCCAACCGCACCTATTCTACCTGGTTATTTTCTGCTACCATGCCGGACGAGGTTAATCATTTGATCAAAAAGTATCTCAACAAAGACTTGGTAAAAGTATTAGTTGGAAAAGCGGAAACACCCAATGCAGGCATCCAGCATCAGCTGATCGAACTAGCTGCTGAGCAAAAACTAGACGTGCTGCTCCAGTTTCTTCAGCAATACTCGAACGAAAAATGCATCATTTTTTGCAGAACCAAATCTGGCGTTCAAAAACTCTACAAGCAGCTATCCGCCAACAAATTTAGTTGTGGTGCTATACACGGCGACTTGCCTCAGGGCCTCCGCAATAAAGTGATGGAGCAGTTCAAAGCAGGAAGCATCAGCACCCTGATCGCTACTGACGTAGCTTCCCGAGGCGTGGATATCGACAATGTGGGCGTGGTACTGCAATACCACATGCCAGACACCAAAGAGTCTTACATGCACAGAAGTGGCCGAACTTCTCGCGCTGGCAAAACAGGCATTAGCATCACGTTCATTTTCGCAGAAGAAAAAGAAAAGTGGAACGAAATCAAGAAAGCGCTGGACATCAAATTCAAAAACCTGCCAGTCCCGAGTGTTAAAGACCAACTGGTAGGCAAAGCCATGGTCTGGGCACAGAAAATTGCTAAGTCAAAACCCGTAGGGAACAAATTGGATGAGGCAACCAAAACCGAATTCAAGAACCAGCTTAAACATTTATCGAAAGAAGAATTACTGGAAAAGCTATTGGCGACTTACTTGAGAGAGCAGCAGGGGTAA
- a CDS encoding T9SS type A sorting domain-containing protein — MHKSFLVRILTILIGISFSLTNLCIGQTCDPCYAIVNGGNWSDPNTWSDTPGGSATTNTPGNTTDVHIGESGAIIVNLDVDSDSDNLTIYGNSVLQYTAAGLRLRTRGGSTLDLQANGAIDGNGQNNADITVRGNFILNGSASDIRRIQTNSGNDITLSGSGTLGMNAGNGELRITGTGTVTNNISTAISMVRLRLNSDANLFVNNGNIQCTELRLYGTNGVLTNNGTLTITSQIVSNNDTDDGNTLTNTNTLSLTGNFNMSNADFSVNNSGAFTHTGDFLNVGGTETFSNLTGGVWTTTATSHANIATINCSATNNSFIYNLAGDQVVFAPSDGSYNNLTISGSGTKTITGAIQIDNTLDMTSGNVDLGTFSLTLGTAAATPGSLSYTSGNLFNGSFIRYYDAVTLANGDVAGLFPMADANENTRPFYVTPATAPATGGTITVSVTTSDQAVDIGPIDDNGTDIVRQHQASWNVSTGGGLAGGDNYNLRGEGTGFGTIDAVSDLRLMTSGGVVGTDGGAGGSTSNPSVDRTGLTLAQLTNSFHLGSINATDSPLPIKLLSFDAKFEMDQVQVQWSTSSETDNDYFTIERSSDGIEYYEITRIDGAGHSTEKLTYTYADFSPLSGESYYRLRQTDFDGKTEVFTPVSVQALFNSSISIYPNPLTGHQFNIQLNQRSEQPTLVSIYDHTGKSVSFQSIEEETSLTLTLLEHLNPGVYLVFVQSGSATFSQRLLVH; from the coding sequence ATGCATAAATCTTTTTTGGTAAGAATTTTGACCATACTAATTGGTATCAGCTTCTCTTTAACAAATTTATGCATTGGTCAAACCTGCGACCCTTGCTATGCGATAGTGAATGGCGGGAACTGGAGTGATCCAAATACATGGTCTGATACGCCGGGTGGGTCAGCTACAACCAATACGCCGGGTAATACTACAGATGTTCATATTGGTGAAAGCGGTGCGATTATTGTTAATCTCGATGTAGACTCTGATAGCGATAATCTAACCATTTATGGCAATAGCGTATTGCAATATACAGCTGCAGGTCTTCGCTTAAGAACTCGTGGAGGATCTACTCTTGACCTTCAGGCTAATGGTGCCATTGATGGCAATGGCCAAAATAATGCAGATATCACCGTTAGAGGAAATTTTATCCTGAATGGATCCGCAAGTGATATAAGAAGAATACAAACAAATTCCGGAAATGATATAACCCTTTCTGGTTCAGGTACGCTTGGCATGAATGCAGGCAATGGTGAATTAAGAATTACCGGTACAGGTACTGTCACCAACAACATAAGTACAGCTATCAGCATGGTAAGACTCAGGCTTAACAGCGATGCTAATTTATTTGTAAATAACGGCAACATTCAATGTACAGAACTTCGACTTTATGGAACTAATGGTGTACTAACCAATAATGGTACTCTTACGATCACCAGCCAGATTGTTTCTAACAATGATACTGATGACGGAAATACATTAACTAATACTAATACCCTCAGTCTAACTGGAAACTTCAATATGAGTAATGCTGATTTCAGCGTCAATAACTCAGGTGCATTCACGCATACAGGAGATTTTCTAAATGTTGGCGGCACAGAAACTTTTAGCAATCTGACAGGTGGAGTTTGGACCACCACTGCTACGTCACATGCAAACATTGCCACAATTAATTGCAGTGCTACGAATAATTCATTCATCTATAACTTAGCTGGAGATCAGGTTGTTTTTGCACCTTCAGATGGTAGCTATAATAACTTAACCATATCAGGATCTGGTACTAAAACTATAACTGGAGCTATTCAAATAGATAATACTTTGGACATGACCTCGGGAAATGTAGATCTGGGAACATTTTCACTAACTCTTGGCACCGCTGCAGCTACTCCAGGCTCGTTAAGCTATACCTCAGGAAATTTGTTTAACGGAAGTTTTATCCGGTACTACGATGCGGTGACCCTAGCCAATGGTGATGTAGCAGGACTCTTTCCAATGGCAGATGCTAATGAAAACACCAGACCTTTTTACGTGACACCGGCTACAGCTCCAGCTACAGGAGGTACCATCACGGTATCTGTTACCACCAGCGATCAAGCGGTTGATATTGGCCCAATTGATGACAATGGTACAGATATTGTCAGACAGCACCAGGCTTCCTGGAATGTCAGTACAGGTGGTGGATTGGCTGGTGGAGATAATTACAATCTCCGTGGAGAAGGTACAGGTTTTGGTACCATCGATGCCGTCTCAGACCTACGTCTGATGACCAGCGGCGGAGTAGTTGGGACTGATGGTGGAGCTGGAGGTTCCACTTCTAATCCAAGTGTAGACAGAACTGGCCTGACATTAGCACAGTTGACTAATAGCTTTCATTTGGGATCCATCAATGCGACAGACTCGCCGCTTCCTATCAAATTACTCAGCTTTGATGCAAAATTTGAAATGGATCAAGTACAAGTTCAATGGTCTACCTCTTCTGAAACTGACAATGATTATTTTACCATAGAGCGTTCATCTGATGGTATTGAATACTATGAAATTACACGAATCGATGGCGCGGGACATTCAACTGAAAAATTGACTTATACCTACGCTGATTTTAGCCCTTTGAGTGGTGAATCTTATTACCGATTGAGACAAACGGACTTCGATGGAAAGACAGAAGTTTTCACTCCTGTAAGTGTACAAGCGCTATTCAACTCTTCTATCAGCATCTACCCAAATCCATTGACCGGCCATCAATTCAACATCCAACTCAATCAGAGATCAGAGCAACCAACATTGGTTAGCATCTATGACCATACCGGGAAAAGTGTTTCTTTTCAATCAATTGAAGAAGAAACTTCTTTGACCTTGACCTTGCTAGAACATTTGAACCCTGGCGTCTATCTGGTTTTTGTTCAGAGTGGATCTGCTACCTTCAGTCAACGATTACTTGTTCACTGA
- a CDS encoding patatin-like phospholipase family protein, with the protein MNKKSTKEKKSVSLVLGSGGARGLAHIGVIKWLEENNYDVQSIAGCSIGAMVGGVYAAGKLPDLEEWMCSITKMDMANLLDISWGSGGIFKGDKVIDTLKDLIGDTQIQNLDIPFTAVAADMITQKEVWINKGSVFDAIRASISLPLFFTPVKSKGKLLIDGGVLNPVPIAPTFNDQTDLTIAVNLGGPLLKKNETKSDSKDEEKNGWGKFQQNIKDFIDKYSDSDETKEKDWSMYEVADRAFDTMQSSIARMKIATYPPDVEIKIARNACGTLDFDRASHMIDLGYQRAKEAFDANHKVV; encoded by the coding sequence ATGAACAAAAAATCGACCAAGGAAAAAAAATCAGTTTCTCTAGTATTAGGCAGTGGTGGCGCCAGAGGCTTGGCGCATATCGGCGTAATCAAATGGCTAGAAGAAAACAATTACGATGTCCAATCCATAGCTGGATGCTCTATAGGCGCGATGGTCGGCGGGGTATATGCCGCAGGAAAACTTCCCGATTTGGAAGAATGGATGTGCTCTATCACTAAAATGGACATGGCCAACCTACTCGATATTTCTTGGGGAAGTGGTGGCATTTTCAAAGGAGATAAGGTCATCGATACACTCAAAGATTTGATTGGTGACACACAGATTCAAAATTTGGATATTCCTTTTACAGCTGTGGCTGCCGATATGATCACTCAAAAAGAAGTGTGGATCAACAAAGGTTCAGTTTTTGATGCTATTCGTGCTTCTATTTCGCTGCCCTTGTTTTTCACACCTGTAAAAAGTAAAGGCAAGCTGCTCATAGATGGTGGTGTACTTAATCCAGTTCCCATAGCTCCTACTTTCAATGACCAAACAGATCTGACTATCGCTGTCAATCTGGGTGGACCATTGTTGAAAAAAAATGAGACCAAATCAGACTCAAAGGACGAAGAAAAAAACGGCTGGGGAAAATTTCAACAAAACATCAAAGACTTCATTGATAAATACAGCGACTCAGATGAAACGAAAGAAAAAGACTGGAGTATGTATGAAGTAGCAGACAGAGCATTTGACACGATGCAAAGCTCCATCGCCAGAATGAAAATCGCTACCTACCCTCCCGACGTAGAAATCAAAATTGCACGAAACGCTTGCGGAACATTGGACTTTGATCGTGCTTCACACATGATTGATTTAGGATACCAAAGAGCAAAAGAGGCTTTTGATGCCAATCACAAAGTCGTATAA
- a CDS encoding Lrp/AsnC family transcriptional regulator yields the protein MTQLDATDIKILNVLQEEGRITNKALSEKLGLSTTPIFERMKRLEKDGVIAKYVALLNHKKIDRKLTVFVSISLKNHTRSYLEKFIEEMNQFKEVQEVYHIAGDFDYMLKIVTKDIETFQKFILANLSVNSNIAHVKSQFVLSRDKFTTAYKLDS from the coding sequence ATGACGCAGTTAGACGCTACTGACATCAAGATTCTAAACGTTCTACAAGAGGAGGGAAGAATCACAAATAAGGCTCTTTCGGAAAAATTGGGACTTTCTACTACTCCAATTTTTGAGCGAATGAAAAGGCTTGAAAAAGACGGAGTAATTGCCAAGTATGTGGCTTTGCTCAATCATAAAAAGATTGATCGAAAGCTAACCGTATTTGTATCTATTTCTTTGAAGAACCATACACGTTCTTATTTAGAAAAGTTTATCGAAGAGATGAATCAATTTAAAGAAGTACAAGAAGTGTATCACATCGCTGGGGATTTCGATTACATGCTTAAAATTGTCACCAAAGACATCGAGACCTTCCAGAAATTCATCCTGGCGAATCTATCGGTGAATTCAAATATTGCGCATGTGAAAAGTCAGTTTGTACTTTCAAGAGATAAATTTACCACCGCCTATAAATTAGATTCCTAA
- the rlmF gene encoding 23S rRNA (adenine(1618)-N(6))-methyltransferase RlmF has product MPNKKKQKKSVAKIHPRNKHTGRYDFKALIEALPALADHVRPNLHGDDSIDFANPESVKALNKALLKLQYDIEGWDIPEGYLCPPIPGRADYIHHMADWLCSHNYGKIPTGEKITCLDIGVGASCIYPIIGQKEYGWSFIASDIDEKSLASSQSIADQNAQLKGQIEFRHQADPKDIIYGILTKEERIDLAVCNPPFHASAEEAQKGSLRKVNNLTKEKVKEATLNFGGQSNELWCEGGERKFVRELIRQSSNFPESCFWYSSLVSKQSNLNSIYEALDKAKATIVHTIPMGQGNKSSRIVTWTFLSKEQQKKWKDMKWNNRKK; this is encoded by the coding sequence ATGCCAAACAAAAAGAAACAAAAAAAGTCCGTTGCCAAAATACACCCACGCAACAAACACACAGGCCGCTATGACTTCAAAGCGTTAATTGAAGCTTTACCAGCACTTGCCGATCACGTCCGCCCCAACCTCCATGGCGACGACTCGATCGACTTTGCCAATCCAGAAAGTGTGAAGGCACTAAACAAAGCGTTACTCAAACTACAATACGACATCGAAGGCTGGGACATACCCGAAGGCTACCTCTGCCCGCCTATTCCCGGTCGTGCCGACTACATCCACCACATGGCCGACTGGCTTTGTAGCCACAACTATGGCAAGATCCCAACCGGAGAAAAGATCACCTGCCTGGATATCGGTGTCGGTGCGAGCTGCATCTACCCCATCATTGGTCAGAAAGAATATGGCTGGTCGTTTATCGCTTCGGATATCGATGAAAAATCTTTGGCCTCGTCTCAAAGTATTGCCGATCAAAACGCCCAGCTCAAAGGCCAGATTGAATTTAGGCACCAAGCCGATCCCAAAGACATCATCTACGGCATACTGACCAAAGAAGAACGTATTGACTTGGCGGTTTGCAATCCGCCTTTCCACGCCTCAGCAGAAGAAGCGCAAAAAGGATCGCTCCGAAAGGTGAACAACCTCACCAAAGAAAAAGTAAAAGAAGCCACACTCAACTTCGGCGGACAAAGCAACGAACTCTGGTGCGAGGGCGGCGAACGAAAATTCGTGCGTGAACTCATACGTCAGAGCAGCAACTTCCCCGAGTCGTGCTTCTGGTACTCCTCACTGGTGTCCAAACAGTCTAACCTCAACAGCATCTACGAAGCGCTCGACAAAGCCAAAGCCACCATCGTGCACACCATTCCTATGGGCCAGGGCAACAAATCCAGCCGCATCGTTACATGGACTTTCCTATCGAAAGAGCAGCAAAAAAAGTGGAAGGATATGAAATGGAATAACCGAAAGAAGTAG